From the Schistocerca piceifrons isolate TAMUIC-IGC-003096 chromosome 2, iqSchPice1.1, whole genome shotgun sequence genome, the window TGCTATGTTATCTGGCAGAAAGTGGACTAGTTGTGGTACGGGtagtgttgggggaggggggatgcaTAGTAGGAGAGGGAGGCAGGGGCAGGAACTGGTGGGTGGGAGGCTAGGGGCTAGGAGGGAGGCAGCTGCTTGCTGGTTAACAATGTGAGAGGGAGGGGTGGCAGATATAAGGGATGGCACAACTGCAGCAATACACAATGAAGGTGATGCGGGGCACAATCTGGAATGgggtgacaggatggaggaagggggaactgttgggtggaggatgtagGGACAATGGGTTACATGAAATTTGAGGTCAGTACAATTAAGGGAGTAGAGGATATGCTATAAGGttaactcccatctgtgtagttaAGAGAAGCAGGTGGTGGAGGAAAGGATCCTGATAGGTCAGATTGTGCCTTTGAAATTGGACATTTTGTGctcaactgcatgttgtgccactgggttgtcaactttgttcttgacaaaACGTTTCTGCTTTTTGGTAAGTGGCCTTCCTTAATCCTAAAGTATCTACAAAATATTAAACTTTTTCACAAGTGACAAAAATCAGCATGTGGTTATCTGTCTATTGCAGATCTAGCAACTAGGAAAAGACTTATCTGGCAGAAACATCGTATGAACAAGGCAGTAAAGGAAGCTTTTCTTTAGAAAGAATATCCAGATAATGAAATCAAGTTTTTCAACTTACAGCCGTGTACATTCTCTCTTCTATATAGATTCCAAGAGATGAACAATCATATCTTGAAGACATACAGACACGCATTTTGAACAAGATACAGATATGGAATCAGCAATGGAAAAGATTATGccaagaatatttattttgttcaAGTTTCAAATTGCAAGAAGGAAATCAGCCAAATACAGTTACACTGCAATTGCACAGAGGATTACTGAAGAAAAACTAAGAAATAAAGATTACCTTTGTCTATAAGGACTGTACAGGCCTCAGAGAAGGTGCTCAAAGTTGATGAGAAGGAGATACCCTACACACGCTTTGAGCAAGTTCTTCCTATTCTCCCAATACAAACATCAAACATGTTAATAACACCTTACATTATGATTTTTCAGGTAATTTGCACTTTTTGAAAGTGGGTGAATAGTATCTGCATAGCTTTTTTGgtggtggatttttttttaaaactacAATAATTGGATATTCAGGACTTAAGCACAGAAATTTATATTATTGATAGCAAAACTTGCCTACacatttatttctatatttttattattatataaagTAATGACTAAGTATGTTACTTACTGAATCATCTATAATTTAAAACAGAGTCTACTTCACATGACTTCCACGTATGGCAATTTTGTTCCACCCGTGATGGTTTTTTATTGCAATTTTATAAATAAGTATTGATAATGTAACATTTGCTGACATTTCATCACACAGATAATTGTTCAAATAGTGTGAATTCAATGTTTTCAAAAGGAAATAAGTGCAGAATTCACAGAGTTCTCATTAGTGGGCATTCAGTGTTGTGTCAATTAGCTGCCCCACTTGTGACAAAGTTTTAAAGGTGTTAAACAGCTCAGTTGGCAAACTTTGATGCTCAGACTTAAAAAGAAGGTAAAAAAAAAGCAATTCATATGATCACCAGTCAATCTATAACATGACCGCCAAACaatgggctgtgtgtgtgtgttgtatttttgatgacaaaggccttgctggccgaaagTTTATTTGTAATGGTCTTCTGgtagtgcctatctgcaactcagtatctccgctaggcctatagggtcattccatatcaaatcacccaataaaaaataaattttacacccacctccttagattttcatgaaatttggctcaaatggttctaataccatcctgacaacacctgcaaatttttttgctgtatctcttatagtttttttttataaatttttaaagtttttatgttttgcgttttccgaaccttcggaaatggtaaatttaatttgtattcaaaaccttaaaattgcttatcttaaaaactcttttagataacatcatgtaTTATTGTAGCAAGTttgtttattatacatatttggagataaaaatgatactataaaatatattaatattttctatgaaaaaaaatatatgtatttttttttttttaacagatgttttgttttataagaattgcaatatctagagtctcagacctgatagaatgctcaaatttgttttaatttactcttaaacatataggctacttgataaaacaaaaataatgatggctttttaacatgtttattaattatagtagattacattacaattatgtacaaagatagtgtacttacgacacttatgtataacccaactgattgcttgaaacattgaattttttgagtaattttgcctttttaataaacattaatgctgattcaaactgtttttccacttcatccaagagctttcagttcttctgaTAGTCTTTTTTgaaatacattcttccagtgccgcttgattgaggtgcatctactacacagactatgtgctccaaaggcactatgcaagtatcttctctttcaggccaataaaatgatgcagctggtcctgaaggatgtagaaatagaatttctgcatcttcttcatcattgaatattgtttttaccagtccaaagtaccagttaccatcataatttgcagccacatagctatttatggatggttcaacacgaacccaatcagaagaagaatggaaagaaaagactaaggagggttttacactatctgtagtccttctaatttcaaggttgtttgttggaagtagtttgaagttatgaaaacttcttgttccaggaatggttcgggttgctgaaaaacgtttttctagttttaaccgtagcaaatcagcttcttttttgtcaatatagttaaaatgaatgttttcaatatttttttacaaaacttGTACACATTGATTGCTGTCATTTTTTcttcgtctgaaagctgtagactggctttccttaaaactCTTTTAATAGTttctcctaggccatcacaaattgacttcccatgacttgttgcaaaaaagtgtgttgggccttcaaattaaagtctctcaagtgttcagtcaaatttttataactgtttctatttttgtactgcccagaacaaccatctgtaaagtagtgaacttagTCAATGTCaatatgatgtaatgacagccactttctaatttctttttgtacaaagttaacaaaaccagtgtcatgttcttggtcatcactaataaaaaagtggttggaaacaaaaacattgttttcctcatttcttagaaaaactccaactgggtgtagagtacaaccacctctattccagtggtaactttggatctcattttgtataacaaaggaataattttcactgaaagccatcacaataattgctgttttgggtggtgggtcttctttcaatcttttaaaagcTGCTGATtaggattttgctataaacgagtgcggggtgagcttttccaatgacctaaccaataaagaaatgtagtcttcaacactgatagactgtttgatcatttctgccctgtctgtgttaacccactgactgattacaatttcttcttctaaatcataatcttcacttagtttttcagttaagtactcagttagtgtagtatttgcaggacagctgtcgcaatgatgtagcatgcagttttggttttccgtgttgcacacaagcatcttaattaggtctttataagattcttcaattttcacagcatccagtaatagtttaacattctggtggatactgcatacacatacagtgagtgtgtgcctgcagcaccagcaaggatacaccatttaggtctcaagaaacaaaattttgaaaatcctacttctacctcgggattctcccatttgaaagaataatagagttctctcaagttacacaaaatgagtcttttttgcatgtacacatttttttgaacacttactatgTCTTTTGTTcaaggtagcactctggaactttcatccttttcataaagtcttactgtattttcagaaaaagttttacctttttttggaccaggagtttccaaaatacccttttcagattttagctttctagcttgtcgcaccatgtactcacattaaattctttcaacactttatttcgactccaagaatctggagccaaggtcagaatctggatttttctagacctcccaacagatgaaatcttctctttcataagagaagtCATTACATCAAAatactttgctttctcaaccacacctGTACCCTCTTCGTCATCATTAGAACTTGGTCCATcacattttaatgcttttgaaaccgccttttttgcactcttttcaATACTGTTAACCTTTCTTTTAAAGTAAGACCCTTtgctttgttctgacaagccatgaagctttatcggtgttaaacctaaattatcaagaataatgtttgtttgtacgagggattaatttctggattccaatgattctaattcaaccatgacttcatcatctgtttcactttcactgactttaactcttaatttttcctcacaaaagttacgacgtggtgagcaaagcttttgtccaggttttatgctaatatttttttgtcagtaattgtttagaaagatccaagcgtacacttctcaacgattttttgatgggctttttgtgttttttttagtgGATCTACACATGTTTGATACTTTTcggaaacatttaaaaagtagtagctgtggtgtgaacatatattcttaaattcacacagattaattccaggtcgtaagtggatcaaatctttttcttcctcactcaattcagataccggttgtaacatttttgaaggtgtgtaggttgtttggaaacagattttttaaataaccctacgctataGGTTTGCAGTTAGATTGCtatagattgcagttataagagtcgaggggcatgaaagggaagcagtggttgggaaaggagtgagacagggttgtagcctctccccgatgttattcaatctgtatattgagcaagcagtaaaggaaacaaaagaaaaattcagagtaggtattaaaattcatggagaagaagtaaaaactttgaggttcgccgatggcattgtaattctgtcagagacagcaaaggacttggaagagcagttgaacggaatggacagtgtcttgaaaggaggatataagatgaacatcaacaaaagcaaatcgaggataatggaatgtagtcaaattaaatcgggtgatgctgaggggattagattaggaaatgagacacttaaagtagtaaaggagtttcgctatttagggagtaaaataactgatgatggtcgaagtagagaggatataaaatgtagactggcaatggcaaggaaatcgtttcttaagaagagaaatttgttaacatcgagtatagatttaagtgtcaggaagacgtttctgaaagtatttgtatggagtgtagccatgtatggatgtgaaacatggacgataactagtttggacaagaagagaatagaagctttcgaaatgtggtgctacagaagaatgctgaagataaggtgggtagatcacgtaactaatgaggaggtattgaataggattggggagaagagaagtttgtggcacaacttgactagaagaagggatcggttggtaggacatgttttgaggcatcaagggatcacaaatttagcattggagggcagcgtggagggtaaaaatcgtagagggagaccaagagatcaatacactaagcagattaagatggatgtaggttgcagtaggtactgggagatgaagaagcttgcacaggatagagtagcatggagagctgcatcaaaccagtctcaggactgaagaccacaacaacaacgctataggtttgaatatctgacatactgatttcacttttggtctgattactgttctggttacttttataggatattggaaaagaatctctgtaaactaagtaacagtacttactgaaagttcgaataaacttaataaaatactacccaagcactatttaacactgtaataattttttacttcaaaacacaggagcaacaaaacaaaatccaagcgtctattgttactccaagaagacaaaaacttattttcggtgtctaagtcacttggtactttttatttttaaaatataattaatattattttaaaaattagataactattaaacaggttaaacagccaacataatttttattttatctaataccctatacaattaagagtattttaaaacaaatttgagctttctatcaggtctgagactctagatattgcagtttttgtaaaactaaacatccgttagctaaaaaaaataaaaaacctgtaaactttttttatttggcagattttaatatatctttatggtaatttttttaacatttagatataatacacaaacttattcctaAATTTATACTGATATCTTGAGtgttctttaatatacaaatttttttagttgtgaggacacgtttaagttacgatttccgactgctgaaacaatgccaaatctaaaaactttaaaaatttataaaaaaaaaaaactataagagatagagcaaaaaaattttacaagtgctttcaggatgataaaagaagtaattgtaccaagtttcatcaaaatctgacatggttggtgtcaaggcctgggtgactcgacatggaatgaccctatttggagagtagcaactttctttatcGTGATGGTATTCCACAGCCTTGAATTCATCCCAACATGGATCAGTGGAATGCGAAATAAAGAACggaaaactaaaacaaataaataaaatttatttatatttatagttcTTGTTATGTTAGCTATTGACTGCTGAAAAACCTAATGTAACTGTCCCCCTGTGATGATGGAAAACCCCCCACACAACAAACAACCAGTATGTTTCAGAGTGCAAGAAAATTTTTCTTGACAATCGTAAAACATATACTTGTGGTCACATTTCCTCAATGTAGTGAGTACAAACACAAACAATTTTGTTGGTGagacacatttttgttttgttatttctttcttttatttattgatttattttattatttaaaattgaGCACTAGTTTTTTTTAAGTTATGCATGATCAGCAGTATTTTTCTTGGTTAAGAAAAAAAACGGCAGGATATCACAAATGATTGGTACAAtcatttcacagtcacatcaatACCGCCTGAAAATCATGAGTATTTGAACTACAGTTTTATACATCATAGTACTCAATCTAGACTAGGCTATCTGTTGTTTTGACACTAGATGTTAAGGACACATTATCTAACATAGGTTCGGTAACAAAAAGAAGGCACGGTACCAGACTCAGTTTTCATTTTTAAAGTATATTAACACTTAGATGATAGTATTAACAAAAGTATTACGTCAGAAGTCTGATTTGCGTATCAAAGCACATTTGTGTTTTTGAAATTAGTATAaatattcttctaataatttccgggtatgcagccggatcccgtcgacattctggcagaatgtcgacgggatccggctgcatacccggaaattattagaagaagaaatacgccgggaaaatttcagaagtataaatattttctctgttgTTGATATACTTTAGCATGTTTCAAATCTCATGTGAAACTGACACCATTAGATGGCTATTGTCCTATCCAATGGCATTACCGTAGACTACAAGATTAAATATATTTCTCTACACTAATTTCTAGCTCACAAGACCAATGCCACAAGTGTAGAAGTCTGGAGGCGGCCTTCTTCCGGCAGCGGATGTCAAACTGGTAGTGGTGAATCATACGGTGAAGAAGACCTCAAATAATGTTGAATGCATGAACTAATGAAACACTTTACAAACGGTGAAAAAATCATGAGTAAGTTTACACTCTCCAGAACTTGATTAAAAAAACATCTGCAAGATGTATTTCGTTTATTTGGTCACCTATTGTCATCCGGACATAATTAAAAACAGTATACTGCTATGACAGTCAGAGTGTTTTAAAAATAAGCAGCAAATAATTTAAACAAATccaacacaacattttttttctgaaaacatacTTACTTCGTGTAATCTTCGCGCTTCCGAATACAATATTTTCTCATGACTTTAACTTCATGTATGTTATTATCTGCTTCCCATGATATAAAGTCAACTTTCTTCAGGAGTTTCTGTTCGTGAAATTTTAATTTTCGAACCATTTTCCACTGCGAAACTTTCACGGCacacaaaatcaaaacaaatacACGTGCAAACTCAAATTTCCAAAGTGTACCAAACGAAAGACTACTACGAACTTTCACGACATATTTCTCATCTGTCACCGTCAGCTTACAGTGCGATAATCGCAGTGTTTAGCACTTCAAGAAGACtttattattaaataatttcaCACTCTGAACGATTCACGCACAAATAGTAATAAAAgaattgcataaaagaaatttatacGCTGGTAGTGCCATGGCGGTAGTACCAAGGGTAGTACAAACACATTGCAGTTGTTATCTTTGATTGGcgtcacaaagatgtcatctgcTGTTGTGTTGTGTGGTACTGACAATGTTTTATGTCAAAAGTAAATAGTCATTTCCGTATCGTAAACTATGTGATTACTGAAGCAGTTTATCAGAGGGAAAGCATGTCCTCCCCTGCAAGAGGAAAAGGAACTTTCACACGCCTGGAAAGAACTATAAACGTATAACGTTTAGTAATGGCTGGATTTTTTATGAAAATCACTGCATAAAGAAATGGCAAAGAAAAGTGTCGAAGTCCAGGTTTTTGATAGTGATTTTGCACTTCTACTTCGTGAGTCCGTCACTTATGAGATCAAAATGGAATCCCGCCCCAAAAGTAAATTTCGCACCTTTGTATTTGTATGTATCTTATTGGCGGTGACAGGTATTGTTTATTTTGGGTACTTCTGTCCAGATCAAGTTTGCGCACTCTCGTCACGAGAAACCGCATGGTCGGAGTGGACGTTTCGCACACCTATTCAAGATAATTTAGGAAAACCTTTGCAAACTCATTCAGAACCACTGAGTTCGAAATTATCAAATCCAGGCCTAAGTTACGATGATGTTCTTAATGAAAATTTCCAGTTTGATATGAAAGCTCATGACGTTATGGTCTTTCTGCACATTCAAAAGACAGGAGGTACGTCATTTGGAAGGCACTTGGTGAGAGACTTGGATTTGGAGAGGCCATGCACATGTCAAAGGAAAAGGAAACGCTGTTATTGTTTTCGCCCAAACCGCAAGGAAATTTGGTTATTTAGTAGATACTCCACGGGATGGAAATGTGGCCTTCACGCAGACTGGACAGAATTAACTAGTTGTGTGGATTCAGAACTTGACAAAAATGAAGGTGATAAAGTCAAAAGACGGTATGTTGGTTCAAAGTTACCGTTTCTTCGTTAATTTATTATAGAATTAAGTGTTGTCTGACAATTATAATTTTTTCAGGTATTTTTACATCACGTTGTTGAGAGAACCAATTAGTCGATACCTTTCTGAATTTCGTCATGTACAGCGGGGAGCCACATGGCGAAACTCAAGGCACTGGTGTGGTGGTCATGTAGCTACTCGAGAAGAGCTGCCTTTGTGCTACAAAGGCGATAGCTGGAAAGGGGTGACATTGGATCAGTTTGCAGCATGTCCTTACAACCTTGCAGCAAATAGGTAGGATTCATGTTATTACCTAACAACAATTGGAATTTTGTGACTAgtagtaaaattatttctgtttttatattgctTTTATTATAATCCTATGTAACTTCATATTAGCCAGTAATTGAACAAGTGCCTttataaatctgtgtgtgtgtgtgtgtgtgtgtatgtgtgtgtgtgtgtgtgtgtgtgtgtgtgtattttaggtAACTGCATAAAAAAGGAATTTATGAGGTTGACACACCAGTCTTTGACAGTATGGCGAGAGATTTGTGCGTATGGTTCTTAATCCCCTGCATAATAATGTGTTGTGATCTAGAGCTCCCTTATTTCACTGAATACTGGAGGTGAATCAAAAGATTTTTGTGTGTACCAGTTACAGGCAGTTAACTAAACATAGAGCTAAAGGACTCTAAATCACTCTGTGGTACTTAAAATGTGGGAAAGTGGGTTAAAGTGTAGTATGGGCTGGAATGTGATTACAAACTGATCTGTAATGCTGCCCAAAGTCTATGTTAAAGTGAAAGGTGAAAATTTGGTTTTGAGTTGGCAAAGGAAACAAATCATACAGCCAAATAAAGTTTACGGTAACAAAATGACAGGAAGTGCAGCCTAATGTTTACATCCACACAATATTGAAATGCAAAGGGAATCCAAAGTTTTactcaaaagtatataacacagtATATTAAACAAATAATACTATTTCATTAATGTAATATAGAGTGATTTCATAAAGAACCATCACCAAAAaagtaaaacataataaataatagaAATTAGACATAAGTATAATAAAACTGTAATGGATTTTTTTTACAACTGAGACTTTATTTCAAGCCTTTCCAAATATATCCACAGGCTTTGGAAAGAATTATTTGAGCCTTGTTCCTGTGCACAAAAGGACAGGTGCCAATGACGGACTCTTGTTTCACTACACTAACACTCAGAGACATTCATTGGCTGCGAAATGTGTGTGGATTTATCACACAATGTTGTAAGCACTGTACCATTTTCAGATCAGAGCTTGAACATGTGTCAAGTCAtatgaaataatggaaaatccaggatgtaataatgacagtattataaaATGGTAGACTGCTAGTCACCATATATAGGAGACACTGAGTGCAGAGAGGCACAACGAAAAGGCTGCTACACATTTGAGCTTTCAACCAAAAGTCCTATTGCTAAAGCAGAAAACACAAGCACAACCCTCACACAcgatcactgtctctggctgctgagactagactgcacacagcatctgtgcctgatgggagaagcaatctgtagGTGATAAAAAGAAGGCTGGCCAGGGAGGAGGGTGCTagtggggtaggggtgggggaaggtATACTGGCTGCTCAGGAGCATGCAGTGATGTTGTGGGGACAGGATAGGACAGCTAGATGCAgtcagaggtggggggggggggggagtagaggaGGGGAGGAAAAACTAGTTAGTGCCattgtgg encodes:
- the LOC124778027 gene encoding heparan-sulfate 6-O-sulfotransferase 2, with protein sequence MAKKSVEVQVFDSDFALLLRESVTYEIKMESRPKSKFRTFVFVCILLAVTGIVYFGYFCPDQVCALSSRETAWSEWTFRTPIQDNLGKPLQTHSEPLSSKLSNPGLSYDDVLNENFQFDMKAHDVMVFLHIQKTGGTSFGRHLVRDLDLERPCTCQRKRKRCYCFRPNRKEIWLFSRYSTGWKCGLHADWTELTSCVDSELDKNEGDKVKRRYFYITLLREPISRYLSEFRHVQRGATWRNSRHWCGGHVATREELPLCYKGDSWKGVTLDQFAACPYNLAANRQTRMLADLALVGCYNMSYMSPVERDRVMLASAKKNLASMAFFGLTEYQKIAQYVFEETFNLRFAVPFEQHNATVSSVTLSMIRQDQLETIRRLNDLDLELYSFAKALMFQRFDRLKSKDPLFKERFAHLGELPGRQSDSFDWDQVIYDDNNITQK